Proteins encoded by one window of Cupriavidus sp. EM10:
- a CDS encoding helix-turn-helix domain-containing protein: MTADPLKLFGRHLTWLRKQRGWSQEALSLESGLARSYLSGIERGTRNVALYNICTLADTLGVAPTEMLDFSKHRPEETQEAARSPFDAEQSPSVQATLRYMADLNDVDRDVVAGVARALARRHAR, translated from the coding sequence ATGACAGCAGACCCACTCAAGCTGTTCGGGCGGCACCTGACCTGGTTGCGCAAGCAGCGCGGCTGGTCTCAGGAAGCGCTGTCGCTGGAAAGCGGCCTGGCCCGATCCTACCTCAGCGGCATCGAGCGCGGCACGCGCAATGTCGCGCTCTATAACATCTGTACCCTTGCTGACACGCTTGGTGTTGCGCCGACCGAGATGCTTGACTTTTCCAAGCATCGGCCGGAAGAGACGCAGGAAGCGGCACGTTCGCCGTTCGACGCGGAGCAGTCGCCTTCGGTACAGGCCACGCTGCGGTATATGGCCGACCTGAACGACGTCGACCGCGATGTCGTGGCCGGCGTGGCACGGGCACTGGCGCGCCGGCACGCTCGCTGA
- a CDS encoding glutathione binding-like protein — protein MIDVYTWATPNGHKVHIMLEECGLEYRVHPINIGAGDQFGADFLKISPNNKIPAIVDSDGPDGQPISLFESGAILLYLASKTGKFLPDDVRGKYDALQWLMFQMGGVGPMLGQAHHFRIYAPEKIEYAVNRYTNEAKRLYGVIDKQLSQHAWLAGDSYSIADIATFPWLRSWQNQGVELDDYPHLKRWFNEIAERPAVKRGVEVLAKERKPLHSDKEREILFGATQYQRR, from the coding sequence ATGATCGACGTCTACACCTGGGCCACCCCTAACGGCCACAAGGTCCACATCATGCTCGAGGAATGCGGCCTGGAGTACCGGGTCCATCCGATCAACATCGGTGCCGGCGACCAGTTCGGCGCCGACTTCCTCAAGATCAGCCCCAACAACAAGATTCCGGCCATCGTGGACAGCGATGGTCCCGATGGCCAGCCGATCTCGCTGTTCGAATCGGGCGCGATCCTGCTGTACCTGGCCAGCAAGACCGGCAAGTTCCTGCCGGACGACGTGCGTGGCAAGTACGATGCGCTGCAATGGCTGATGTTCCAGATGGGCGGCGTTGGCCCGATGCTGGGCCAGGCGCACCATTTCCGCATCTATGCGCCCGAGAAGATCGAGTATGCGGTGAACCGCTATACCAACGAGGCCAAGCGTCTGTACGGCGTGATCGACAAGCAGCTGTCGCAGCACGCCTGGCTGGCCGGCGACAGCTATTCGATCGCGGATATCGCCACGTTCCCGTGGCTGCGCAGCTGGCAGAACCAGGGCGTGGAGCTGGACGACTACCCGCACCTGAAGCGCTGGTTCAACGAGATTGCCGAGCGCCCGGCCGTCAAGCGCGGCGTCGAGGTCCTGGCCAAGGAGCGCAAGCCGCTGCATTCGGACAAGGAACGCGAGATCCTGTTCGGCGCCACGCAGTACCAGCGGCGCTAG
- a CDS encoding acyl-CoA dehydrogenase family protein: MQFEYSPKVKEMQARLLAFFDKHIYPNEKRFYAEVQANREAGNAWVPTKVVEELKPLAREAGLWNLFLPRSKRAPEGLSNLEYAPMCEIMGRVPWSAEVFNCAAPDTGNMETLERYASEELKDQWLEPLLRCEIRSAFLMTEPAVASSDATNIECRIERDGDHYVINGTKWWSSGAGDPRCKVYIVMGKTDPEAGRHEQQSMIVVPADTPGITIKRFLPVFGYDDAPHGHMEIELKNVRVPASNILLGEGRGFEIAQGRLGPGRIHHCMRSVGVAERALELMCKRSLQRVAFGKEVARQGVTQERIAEARCDIEMARLLTLKAAYMMDTVGNKVAKAEIAMIKVVAPNVALRVIDWAIQVHGAAGVSSDFPLANWWAHQRTLRLADGPDEVHRNAIAKLELAKHMNLSADSVQMPVTRGS, from the coding sequence ATGCAATTCGAATACTCGCCCAAGGTCAAGGAGATGCAGGCCAGGCTGCTGGCCTTCTTCGACAAGCACATCTACCCGAACGAAAAGCGGTTCTACGCCGAGGTGCAGGCCAACCGCGAGGCCGGCAATGCATGGGTACCGACCAAGGTCGTGGAAGAACTGAAGCCGCTGGCCCGCGAAGCCGGCCTGTGGAACCTGTTCCTGCCGCGTTCGAAGCGGGCCCCGGAAGGCCTGTCGAACCTGGAATACGCGCCGATGTGCGAGATCATGGGCCGGGTACCCTGGTCGGCCGAGGTGTTCAACTGCGCCGCGCCCGACACCGGCAACATGGAAACGCTGGAGCGCTACGCCTCGGAAGAACTGAAGGACCAGTGGCTGGAGCCGCTGCTGCGCTGCGAGATCCGTTCGGCGTTCCTGATGACAGAGCCGGCCGTGGCCTCGTCGGACGCCACCAATATCGAATGCCGCATCGAGCGCGATGGCGACCACTACGTCATCAACGGCACCAAGTGGTGGTCGTCGGGTGCCGGCGATCCGCGCTGCAAGGTCTACATCGTGATGGGCAAGACGGACCCCGAGGCAGGCCGCCACGAGCAGCAGTCGATGATCGTGGTGCCGGCCGACACGCCGGGCATCACCATCAAGCGCTTCCTGCCCGTGTTCGGCTACGACGATGCACCGCACGGCCACATGGAAATCGAACTGAAGAACGTGCGCGTGCCGGCCAGCAACATCCTGCTGGGCGAAGGCCGCGGCTTCGAGATCGCGCAAGGCCGCCTGGGCCCGGGCCGCATCCACCACTGCATGCGCAGCGTCGGGGTGGCCGAGCGCGCGCTGGAACTGATGTGCAAGCGCAGCCTGCAACGCGTGGCGTTCGGCAAGGAAGTGGCCCGCCAGGGCGTGACGCAGGAGCGTATCGCCGAAGCCCGCTGCGATATCGAGATGGCACGCCTGCTGACGCTGAAGGCCGCCTACATGATGGACACCGTGGGCAACAAGGTGGCCAAGGCCGAGATCGCGATGATCAAGGTGGTGGCGCCGAACGTGGCGCTGCGCGTGATCGACTGGGCCATCCAGGTGCACGGTGCCGCAGGCGTTTCCAGCGACTTCCCGCTGGCCAACTGGTGGGCGCACCAGCGCACGCTGCGCCTGGCCGATGGGCCGGACGAGGTACACCGCAACGCCATCGCCAAGCTGGAACTGGCCAAGCACATGAACCTCAGCGCCGACAGCGTCCAGATGCCGGTGACGCGCGGTTCCTGA
- a CDS encoding CAP domain-containing protein, whose protein sequence is MRTVFINRRPVALGAIAACTALTLAACGGGDGGGSATASSGSAPQSQSQSQANTAAQSAASGQAAAAPTAGGTDRACYTVSGNAPAPVTGSVALLPARGTGVSGYQVLGDARSAGLCYANYRREQVGLAPLTARDALNTVAQNHTAYMLANNTLTHDEQSGKPGYTGAAPNDRIQAAYASNATAEVVAGANRWTSQAGANLSMAPKDQLVVDLVDAPFHRAALLGSYGSAGSGFAESVGAGSSGGTQAYYFQTIDLADRSQGGADNQMVAYPYNGQADVPVSWINNESPNPAPAYSGKTMGYPVTVQAMNASLTFNADTFSITDASGNSVPCEKVDARTSGMTSAARGLAICTPTAPLAGKTRYNVTVSGTLNGQGVNLNWSFTTL, encoded by the coding sequence TTGCGCACTGTTTTCATCAACCGACGTCCGGTTGCACTCGGCGCCATCGCCGCCTGCACGGCGCTGACGCTGGCCGCATGCGGCGGCGGTGACGGCGGCGGTTCCGCAACGGCGTCCAGCGGCAGCGCGCCGCAATCCCAATCGCAATCGCAAGCAAATACCGCGGCCCAGTCCGCTGCCAGCGGCCAGGCCGCAGCCGCGCCCACCGCCGGCGGCACGGACCGCGCGTGCTACACGGTATCCGGCAACGCGCCGGCACCCGTCACCGGCTCGGTGGCCCTGCTGCCCGCGCGTGGCACGGGCGTGTCCGGCTACCAGGTACTCGGCGATGCGCGCAGCGCGGGCCTGTGCTATGCCAACTACCGCCGCGAGCAGGTGGGCCTGGCCCCGCTGACCGCGCGCGACGCCCTGAACACGGTGGCGCAGAACCACACGGCCTACATGCTGGCCAACAACACGCTGACGCACGACGAGCAATCGGGCAAGCCCGGCTATACCGGCGCCGCGCCGAACGACCGCATCCAGGCCGCGTATGCAAGCAATGCCACGGCGGAAGTGGTGGCCGGTGCCAACCGCTGGACGTCGCAGGCGGGCGCAAACCTGTCGATGGCGCCGAAGGACCAGTTGGTGGTCGACCTGGTCGATGCGCCGTTCCACCGCGCGGCCCTGCTGGGCAGCTACGGATCGGCCGGCAGCGGGTTTGCCGAAAGCGTCGGCGCGGGCAGCAGCGGCGGCACGCAGGCTTACTACTTCCAGACCATCGACCTGGCCGACCGCAGCCAGGGCGGCGCCGACAACCAGATGGTGGCGTACCCGTACAACGGCCAGGCCGACGTGCCGGTCAGCTGGATCAACAACGAGAGCCCCAACCCGGCGCCCGCGTACTCGGGCAAGACCATGGGCTATCCGGTCACGGTGCAGGCAATGAACGCGTCGCTGACGTTCAATGCCGACACGTTCTCGATCACCGATGCATCGGGCAACAGCGTGCCGTGCGAGAAGGTGGACGCGCGCACGTCGGGCATGACCAGCGCGGCCCGTGGCCTGGCAATCTGCACGCCGACCGCGCCGCTGGCCGGCAAGACGCGCTACAACGTGACCGTGAGCGGCACGCTGAACGGGCAGGGCGTGAACCTGAACTGGTCGTTCACCACACTGTAG